The following proteins are encoded in a genomic region of Cryptomeria japonica chromosome 11, Sugi_1.0, whole genome shotgun sequence:
- the LOC131063118 gene encoding LRR receptor-like serine/threonine-protein kinase FLS2, whose amino-acid sequence MACFVMFLFLQYVLLMLAPQDVSAGQADDNTVASLMALRLAVTHDPSSVLQSWNGTSRHFCNWTGVECRSFTQRMVVIAIDLRNLSLGGFIPPEIANLSSLRLLDLSHNSFSGHIPPALSRLRKLKELHLSKNNLTGSIPSEFGHLGRLAILSSYGNNHSGSIPEELGNCSMLRKIDLSENQLTGTLARKMGMLSRLVFINLENNYLTGSLPLCLVNWTALRNLSLNFNGFSGQIPEDIGARLPHLDWLFLNGNSLSGGVPKSLGNCSRVSHVELAFNKLGGIIPDALGQLSRLTVLDIGSNEFVSGTTSGPMPILKALSNCSKLQKLDVSQCHLTGTLPAAIFSKLSATLYFLNIEMNNISGSIPKGIGNLSSMIQLCMGTNSLEGTIPSEISNLLNLVFLDLSRNKLQGSIPAEIQFLNQSLEYLYLNDNMLSGTIPESIGNLNNLRTLNLSINGLDGRIPPEIAQCMLLEDLQLCCNNFSGTIPSEIANLRNLNAFLDLSSNALTGPIPPGMGGMQMIQVVDLSMNKLSGGIPAQITGLVGLQYLNLSHNHLEGVLPSAIGQKLSIIEELDLSHNNITGPVPSSISRLGMLEILDLSYNNFRGEVPCTGPVKKMNRTSFLGNPGLCGNCSGLPACSSTTYKHQNINKAILIGAPVGVVGALIFTGVTLWIIWYCYPKRRFQTTSVKTAGNLRISMEELKRVTGDYSPNNLIGAGRYGSVYRGVLSSGESVAIKVFKVSNSERAERSFIRECKTLGKVRHRNLLKIITACSSMDFKALVLPLMANGSLDRHLQGDQRLSLQRRLSILCDVAHALRYLHHDCSPQIVHCDLKPQNVLLDEDMTAHVADFGIARLFSPTDDSASTTSALKGTVGYIPPEYGFGGEISTKGDVFSYGILMLEVLTQKQPTDDMFTNGLTLSQWVSTTFPSILESCIQGIFLDDMHDRDEEGQEALKLSTLEGLLQLGLWCANQISNSRPSMQQVESILVEMSHTIHHNHYNLPNIQALLTIVDNSNSTDTTSSSK is encoded by the exons ATGGCTTGCTTTGTCATGTTCCTGTTTCTGCAatatgttttacttatgttagCACCGCAAGATGTCTCAGCAGGACAAGCTGATGATAATACAGTGGCTTCTCTCATGGCACTCAGACTTGCAGTAACACACGATCCTTCTTCGGTTTTACAGAGCTGGAACGGGACCTCCCGTCATTTCTGCAACTGGACGGGTGTAGAATGCCGCTCTTTCACTCAGCGGATGGTTGTTATTGCAATCGATCTCAGAAATCTCAGCTTAGGAGGTTTTATACCCCCtgagatcgctaatctatcatcCCTTCGATTGCTCGACCTCTCCCACAACAGTTTTAGCGGCCATATTCCCCCGGCACTCAGTCGCCTGCGGAAACTAAAGGAACTGCACTTATCCAAAAACAATCTGACGGGAAGCATTCCGTCCGAGTTTGGCCATTTGGGCAGACTGGCAATTCTGTCCTCCTACGGCAACAATCACAGCGGCAGCATTCCTGAGGAGCTGGGAAATTGTTCTATGCTGCGAAAGATAGATCTTTCCGAAAACCAGCTGACTGGAACGCTTGCTCGAAAAATGGGAATGCTCTCTCGTCTGGTGTTCATCAATCTTGAAAATAATTATCTGACGGGCTCATTGCCGCTTTGTCTCGTCAACTGGACAGCGTTACGGAACCTGTCATTGAACTTCAACGGATTTTCTGGTCAGATACCTGAAGATATTGGAGCCCGGCTACCTCACTTGGACTGGCTATTTCTGAACGGGAATAGTCTCTCCGGCGGCGTCCCAAAATCACTGGGAAATTGCTCCCGTGTTTCACATGTGGAGCTCGCGTTTAACAAATTAGGTGGAATTATTCCGGATGCATTGGGGCAGCTTTCAAGGCTCACGGTCCTCGACATAGGCTCGAACGAATTTGTGAGCGGTACAACTTCTGGACCGATGCCGATACTGAAAGCGCTTTCCAACTGTTCAAAATTGCAAAAGCTTGATGTCTCCCAGTGTCATCTCACGGGTACTTTGCCTGCAGCAATATTCAGTAAGCTTTCCGCTACTCTTTATTTCCTTAACATAGAAATGAACAATATTAGCGGTAGCATACCCAAAGGAATCGGTAATCTTTCCTCCATGATACAGCTATGCATGGGCACTAATTCCCTTGAAGGAACCATCCCTTCCGAGATCTCAAATCTTCTTAATCTAGTTTTCTTAGATCTCAGTCGAAATAAATTGCAGGGAAGCATTCCTGCAGAAATCCAGTTTTTAAATCAAAGCCTTGAATACCTTTATCTCAATGACAATATGTTGTCCGGGACGATCCCGGAGAGCATAGGCAATCTCAACAACCTCAGAACCCTGAACTTGAGCATCAACGGACTTGACGGGAGGATACCTCCAGAAATTGCACAGTGTATGCTTCTCGAGGATCTCCAGCTCTGTTGCAACAATTTCTCTGGCACTATCCCTTCAGAAATTGCAAATCTCCGGAATTTGAACGCCTTTTTAGATTTATCAAGCAACGCATTGACAGGGCCCATTCCTCCTGGTATGGGAGGAATGCAAATGATACAGGTTGTAGATCTGTCAATGAATAAGCTGTCCGGGGGTATCCCTGCCCAAATTACAGGCTTAGTAGGTTTGCAGTACCTGAATCTCTCTCACAATCACCTAGAGGGCGTCCTTCCATCAGCGATTGGCCAGAAACTATCAATCATTGAAGAACTGGATTTGTCTCACAACAATATTACAGGCCCGGTTCCTTCCTCCATCTCCAGGCTTGGAATGCTTGAAATCTTGGACTTGTCGTATAATAATTTCAGAGGTGAAGTCCCCTGTACAGGCCCAGTCAAGAAGATGAACAGGACATCCTTTCTTGGAAATCCAGGACTGTGCGGTAATTGTTCGGGATTACCAGCCTGTTCATCCACTACATACAAACACCAGAATATAAACAAGGCAATACTGATCGGTGCACCAGTAGGTGTTGTTGGAGCACTAATTTTCACAGGGGTTACGCTCTGGATAATATGGTACTGCTATCCGAAAAGGCGATTTCAAACCACTTCCGTAAAAACAGCAGGCAATTTGAGGATTTCGATGGAAGAACTGAAGAGAGTAACCGGAGACTACAGCCCCAATAACTTAATCGGTGCAGGCAGATACGGCTCTGTTTACAGAGGCGTTCTATCGAGCGGGGAGAGCGTGGCCATAAAGGTGTTCAAGGTTTCCAATTCTGAAAGGGCAGAGAGAAGCTTCATCAGAGAATGCAAGACCCTGGGGAAAGTCCGGCACCGGAATCTGCTAAAGATAATAACGGCGTGCTCTTCAATGGACTTCAAGGCTCTGGTGCTGCCATTGATGGCCAACGGAAGCCTGGATCGGCATTTGCAAGGTGACCAACGGCTGAGTTTGCAGAGACGGTTGAGTATTTTGTGTGACGTGGCGCACGCTCTGCGTTACTTGCATCACGACTGTTCACCTCAAATCGTGCACTGTGATTTGAAACCGCAGAATGTGCTGTTGGACGAGGACATGACTGCTCACGTGGCAGATTTCGGAATCGCTCGGCTCTTCAGTCCAACTGACGACTCGGCCAGCACAACGTCCGCACTGAAAGGAACCGTGGGCTACATCCCGCCAG AATATGGATTTGGGGGAGAGATTTCGACAAAAGGAGATGTGTTTAGTTATGGAATTCTAATGTTGGAGGTGCTTACACAAAAACAACCAACAGATGATATGTTTACTAATGGATTAACTTTGTCTCAATGGGTTTCAACAACATTTCCAAGTATATTAGAAAGTTGCATTCAAGGCATTTTCTTAGATGATATGCATGATAGAGATGAAGAAGGTCAAGAAGCACTCAAACTATCAACACTAGAAGGTCTTCTACAACTTGGTTTGTGGTGTGCTAATCAAATTTCCAACAGTCGACCAAGCATGCAACAAGTGGAAAGCATACTAGTAGAGATGTCACACACAATTCATCATAATCATTACAACTTAccaaacattcaagcattattaACTATTGTCGATAACTCAAATTCTACAGATACTACAAGCTCCTCCAAATGA